The Macadamia integrifolia cultivar HAES 741 chromosome 4, SCU_Mint_v3, whole genome shotgun sequence genome contains the following window.
aaataatgattcttcatcttccacatataatcatgtatttttttattactaaaactttgagtgggcagttttataaatccaaactcaattttgggtatttttattaacttaaactttaagtgggtaattttgtaaagagaaacctaatttttggtatttttgttaactgaaacttttgatgggtaattttgtaaagaaaaacccaaaagtgagtaatcatataatttttcctaaattaaATTGTATGcccttctatttatttttaagcaccttttttggaatgaaaagtcaaaaatcaaatgaaattaCCTAATTAAAATCGAAATTTGAACCAAACCTAAATGCAAACCAATAAGAAACCATAGAAACcagtaaagaaaggaaaaggagaaaaaaaaaattattattgtttCTTAATACTTGTATgtaaaatcgaaatcaaaccataatGAAACTAGTTTCAGACTGATAAAaacttaataaaaataatttgattaAAACCAGACCTAAACCAAACTTCAGACTGTGAATTGTTTCAGCTTAGTCTAATACTAGAACAAATTCTATTTCCAATTGAAAACTGGATCGGATCAACCGATCGACATCCATATTCCTTGTTTTACATGGTttttgtagaaacacaaccctaaatcggtgcagaagataatgaaaaaataagaacacgcaatgcacacagatttacgaagttcggcaagattgcctacgtccttggtgagatgagattctgtttcactatcaatggataaTATGTTACAACACTTGTCTTCACATCTCTCAGTATTACttgtattacagagaaagaaaccctcgctacaagtATATAGCGAAGAAacactgcaccagtactcccttgattaaactgtgacagaatacaagatgTTATAcaccaatatttttttattctgagaTCCCATGTGACATGTTCAAATAagattgtgaaatttttttgtgtGTATCATTGTAGATGTGAGAGTGCTCTTGATCAATATTGTTTGTGAATTAACTCATGTATACAAATCTTAAAATATTTGATTAAGAGGGTTGGAACTCGCTGGATTGGATTTGATTTAGGTTGACCAGTTCATCTTTTACGTGCTAGGATGCAAGCTTGCATCTGCGGATACAATGGATGAATTATGATTTTGTTATTCTTTACCTAATATAAAATGTGCTTCCCACGTTTGGCCTGCCTTCCCTAATTCCCTATTTTCTTTTGCATTAACCGCTACACCACCaataataattcaaaaaaaaaaaaaaaaattttattccaATATTGACCGTAGGATAATAAtcaatttttatcaaaatcgtGCAAGAATGATCTTTAATGTGGCCCACCAAAATTGAACGAACGGACGGTATTGTCACTAATGAAATTCCCGAATTTTCTCCATATTTAACTTTGTTGCTGAAACTATTAGGGTTAAATTAGTCAAAGGAACGTGCAGCTCTCAACGGTTCAAATATTTAAAGGTTAGTTAGGTTTCTTGTCCTCACCaactgaaacaaaaaaaagtgcGCGAAATTATAACGGACGCCAGGTGCGCACATTACGTTGTTTAACTCAGACCGTCAGATTCTCCGACGTGTTAATACGATGATTACGTGGATGCATCGGAAAGACTTTGATATGTCAAACGGTGGAAGTCTTTGAGATTTAAAGACTTCAACAAAATCCTGGTTGCTTTGGGCGGTAAACCGAGAAATGAGGATggaagaatttaaaaaaaacatGAGCAGCGGTTGGGGTTTCCGATCGTCATTAGCTAGATTTAGAAAAGGAGAATAGAAAAGAGTTTGAGGGGTTGTTAACAGTGAGGGTAAGAGGTAGATCTGTAGGTTCCGGCAGGTCTGCAGAAGGTAacggaaattttttttctggagAGGTTTTTGGATTGTTTTGGAATTTCTGGCGGAGTTTCTGAATATTCAAGGGGAAAAGAAGGAGCTTTcgctgatgatgatgacaatgtgGATGAAGATTATGGCATTGTAGCTATTTCTTCTCGGACCAGGTTCTTCCTTTTGATTCTCATTTGAATTATTCCTTCAATCGTTAGTGGCAATTATTGTTTCCTAGGGTTTCTTGGTTCGTTCTGTATAATACCTATATGGAGATTAAGAACTAAGAAGGGAGGAAAGATTCAGAGAGATGTTAGAAGGGaggggaaaattttaaaaaagaggaaaatcaAAAGCGAAAGAGAATGTCGAACTCGGCACCATCACCGGGTTCCGCACCTCaatctcctccttctcctcccaGTCAAACATCTCCCCCAACAGGTGCTCAATCTTCTCCTACAGCTTCTCCTGCTCCGCCTCAGGGGTCACCACCACCCACACAGGTGCAGAATTCTCCCCCACCCACTTCAAAAGCCACCCCTCCATCTTACTCGCCGCCTCCGACATCTACCCCACCATCCGGTTCCCCTCCTTCACCACCACCTTCGCAATCATCGGGTTCTAGTTCTCCACCACCAACACCGGCAGTGAGTTCAAACCTGCCACCCCCATCAGGTTCAGGCTCGTCAAAGTCTCCACCTCCATCTTCAAATCCTCCCCCACAAGTGCCACCTCCTCCAGCATCAAAATCTTCTGCTTCTCATCCTCCTCCAGCTTCCCCAAATTACTCCCCTCCACCAACCAGCACTCCTAGTTCACCTGTATTTTCTCCTCCTCCGCCTAATACTCCTCCTGCTGGATCCGTACCAACTCCATCTGCTCCTAATGTCCCTCCTCCGCCAGTTACAGGAAACTCAGGATCACCACCAGCACAAACAACCTCCCCTCCTTCAGCTCAAAGCCCACCCAACGCGGTCCCATCTCCTCAAGCACCTGGATCACCATATCAATCTTCAACCCAAAATCCTACTCCCCCAAATGTCCCTCCATCTACATCAACTCCTCCAGCTCTGCAAACTCCAAATCGTGTCCCAAGTCTATCCCCTCCATCATCCTCCACCCTTTCCCAATCTACCACTTCGTCGAAATCAAGTAGCACTACTTCTGGACATGGTCCTGCTATTGGAATTACAGTTGCAGGGGTGATGATTGTTGCCTTCGTTGCCTTCTTCTTTGTGGTAaggaggaggaaaaagaaacaagaagttGCTTTTTCAGCCCAGTATAAATCTACACCAAGCAACTACTCCGGACAACCAGGTAAAAAGCTGGCCAACTTAAGTTCTTCCCCACCTCCCACTCCCCACCCCAACAACTGCCAACCTCCAACCTCCAACCTCCAACCCCCTACAATTCAGTATTTTGATGGCCTAAATTTCATGTATTTTTGTTGTAGATGGGTATTATTATCACTCCTACCAATATACAGGGGGGGCTTCTGGACAAACAGGTGGAAATTTCCCAACCTCTCCTTCTGCACTTGGACATAGTTATGGAAGCCACAAAGGATATAGTCCTCAGGCTCCAGATGCGAATGTCATGGGTACCCAATCATGGTTCAGCTATGAAGAGCTAATGGAAATAACTAATGGGTTTTCTCGGCAAAACATTCTGGGTGAGGGTGGGTTTGGATGTGTTTACAAGGGTTGGCTTCCAGATGGGAGAATAGTGGCAGTGAAACAGCTCAAGGCTGGTAGCGGACAGGGAGAGAGGGAATTCCAAGCTGAAGTTGAGATCATTAGCCGTGTTCACCATCGGCATTTAGTCTCTTTGGTGGGCTATTGCATTGCTGATCATCATAGATTGCTTGTTTATGAATTTGTTGCAAACAAGACTCTTGAACACCATTTGCATGGTAACTCTTGATTAATactgaaaataaaatctaatttGCCTTACCTGATATATACGGTGTTATACTATTTGTTCTGATGAATTTGACATCAATGCATGCTTTACAGGAAAAGGACTGCCTGTGATGGAATGGTCCAAAAGAGTTAAAATTGCACTTGGTTCTGCTCGAGGGTTGGCTTATCTTCATGAAGACTGTGAGTGACCCCATTGCCACCAGTCACCTCATTTGTTATAgtacttatttctatttaacaAGGATACTCTATATTTTCATATCATAAGAACATGAGGAATGTGCTCTGTACACTTCATTCTCAAGGTGTTATGAAAATGTatattactaaaaagaaaaagtatattactttattttcatcttctatataattttagggaaaaagaagtttgaaagGCAGCGTGGCCCCTGGGCCCAGAAACAGAGGCGGTGAAATGACTGCCCACCTCTCATGAAAGGCAGAAATCCCAAACATGTTGATACTTCCATGTGTGCTCCCATTGCCCCCCCCCCTACAGTGGTGCAGGAGCCACACTGCCTTTCAGGGAGCCTCTCCCATTTATATAAAATTGCGTATGCTATTTAGCTAGTTCATTCAGTCACACCCTCATAGTTCAGATATGGCCTAACAAATCATCAATTTGGGGTTTCAATCAGGAACTATCTCTCATTCAACCAAGGTTTGAAACCTTGGTATAGAGTATGGGATTGGTCTCCACCGATTCCGGTTCGAATCTTTCTGGAATTGGCCAGACTTGGACATACTCGGCCTGACTCAGTAAGCAAAGAATCGAGGTTAATCGGGATCAGTGT
Protein-coding sequences here:
- the LOC122076067 gene encoding proline-rich receptor-like protein kinase PERK12; this translates as MSNSAPSPGSAPQSPPSPPSQTSPPTGAQSSPTASPAPPQGSPPPTQVQNSPPPTSKATPPSYSPPPTSTPPSGSPPSPPPSQSSGSSSPPPTPAVSSNLPPPSGSGSSKSPPPSSNPPPQVPPPPASKSSASHPPPASPNYSPPPTSTPSSPVFSPPPPNTPPAGSVPTPSAPNVPPPPVTGNSGSPPAQTTSPPSAQSPPNAVPSPQAPGSPYQSSTQNPTPPNVPPSTSTPPALQTPNRVPSLSPPSSSTLSQSTTSSKSSSTTSGHGPAIGITVAGVMIVAFVAFFFVVRRRKKKQEVAFSAQYKSTPSNYSGQPDGYYYHSYQYTGGASGQTGGNFPTSPSALGHSYGSHKGYSPQAPDANVMGTQSWFSYEELMEITNGFSRQNILGEGGFGCVYKGWLPDGRIVAVKQLKAGSGQGEREFQAEVEIISRVHHRHLVSLVGYCIADHHRLLVYEFVANKTLEHHLHGKGLPVMEWSKRVKIALGSARGLAYLHEDCHPKIIHRDIKSANILLDDAFEAQVADFGLAKLTNDTNTHVSTRVMGTFGYMAPEYASSGKLTDRSDVFSFGVVLLEIVTGRKSVDPTQPLGEESLVEWARPLLNHALETGDLEEIADPRLEKRYVESEMFRLIETAAACVRHSAQKRPRMSQVVRALDTEGEMTDLSNGVKYGQSTIFESGQNADLQRFRRMAFGSSDDSSDYSIYSGENNSREVPLKTQSSWSQNGSTEFSIVGKGRP